One segment of Nitrospinota bacterium DNA contains the following:
- a CDS encoding DUF721 domain-containing protein produces MIPLRDALDRALKSVRLQSLSTLAKISARWPAIVGEQLAAVCSPAYIAKNTLVIHVHDRAFLAPLDYARLQVLEKTRNVIGDTNNVQNITVKFAERPAMPFPPAAEEPADAPLAAADEQRIDAAVAVAAGPELKGSLERLFRAGARRGRKLAAVAAAACIMPMLAACASGGKPHGAPRPPVAEKAAEGEPRAASPADAAAKAGAEREGYAHYLSAQMLINENKLPEALEELNKAKKADPNALSVYLDMSRISLAMGKYRDAVDAAQAGLVIDPNHVQLNALLGGIYHSFKNYTQAEKYLRKTLELAPTRTDIRLNLGVNYLEMKRYEDAERELLQALKEEPQSQAVIFYLARVYVEMKLYFKAEEFLTILIQQYPTFTKAYETLGWVYLAQTKYDLAIDIYKKYLEKDPKNETVQQRLATAYLMKKDYGEALDVYKEIEKSDPGTIDLALKMGLLYFQRGEWKEALEKFQLVKLKDPANETAPYYIARIYEEMGMFKESLVVWGDMIKGGTDDTAAAEIYVHMGGIYEKLGQLDDTRAMLDKAMLLKKDDPELHYLMGVIFVKKENYAAAVKSMNRAIELAPTRAEYVFHLGATYEKMKEYDKCVAAMRKVLEINPNHGDALNYIAYLYSVQNRNLDEALQLIHRALEMDADNGYYLDTLSWIYHRQGKKELALATIKKAIANTKDKDATVYEHLGDIHYALGNFDDAAAAFAVSVEVKSNPNVLKKLDDARVKAKGTK; encoded by the coding sequence GTGATTCCCTTGCGTGACGCGCTGGACCGCGCCCTCAAGTCGGTCAGGCTGCAAAGCCTTTCCACCCTCGCCAAGATCAGCGCGCGCTGGCCCGCGATTGTGGGCGAGCAATTGGCGGCGGTGTGCAGTCCCGCGTATATCGCCAAAAACACGCTGGTGATTCATGTCCACGACCGCGCGTTTCTCGCGCCGCTGGACTACGCCCGCCTGCAAGTGCTGGAAAAAACGCGCAACGTCATTGGAGATACGAACAACGTGCAAAACATAACCGTGAAATTCGCCGAGCGGCCGGCAATGCCGTTCCCCCCCGCCGCCGAAGAGCCGGCGGACGCGCCCCTCGCTGCGGCCGACGAGCAGAGGATAGACGCGGCGGTGGCGGTGGCCGCCGGCCCGGAATTAAAGGGCTCGCTGGAACGGCTGTTCCGCGCCGGCGCGCGCCGCGGAAGGAAACTTGCGGCGGTGGCGGCCGCGGCCTGCATCATGCCGATGCTGGCGGCGTGCGCATCGGGCGGCAAGCCCCATGGCGCGCCGCGGCCCCCCGTGGCGGAAAAAGCGGCCGAAGGGGAGCCGCGGGCGGCTTCTCCCGCCGATGCGGCGGCCAAGGCCGGGGCGGAGCGGGAGGGATATGCCCACTATCTCAGCGCGCAGATGCTGATAAATGAAAACAAGCTCCCCGAAGCGCTGGAGGAACTGAACAAAGCCAAGAAGGCCGACCCCAACGCGCTCTCCGTTTACCTGGATATGAGCCGCATTTCGCTGGCGATGGGGAAATACCGCGATGCGGTGGACGCCGCCCAAGCGGGGTTGGTCATTGATCCGAACCATGTGCAGCTCAACGCGCTGCTGGGGGGTATCTATCACAGCTTCAAGAATTACACGCAGGCGGAAAAATATCTCCGCAAGACGCTTGAACTGGCCCCCACCCGCACCGACATCCGCCTGAACCTGGGGGTGAACTATCTGGAGATGAAGCGCTACGAGGACGCCGAGCGGGAACTGCTGCAGGCGCTTAAGGAAGAGCCGCAGTCGCAGGCGGTCATTTTCTACCTCGCGCGCGTTTATGTGGAAATGAAGCTGTACTTCAAGGCGGAGGAATTTCTCACCATCCTCATTCAGCAGTACCCCACCTTCACCAAGGCGTATGAAACGCTCGGCTGGGTCTATCTGGCGCAGACGAAATACGACCTTGCCATCGACATCTACAAAAAATACCTGGAAAAGGACCCCAAAAACGAAACGGTGCAGCAGCGGCTCGCCACCGCCTATCTGATGAAAAAAGATTACGGCGAAGCCCTGGATGTGTACAAGGAGATCGAAAAGAGCGATCCCGGCACCATCGATTTGGCCCTCAAGATGGGGCTGCTTTACTTCCAGCGCGGCGAATGGAAAGAGGCGCTGGAAAAATTCCAGCTGGTGAAACTGAAAGACCCCGCCAATGAGACGGCGCCGTACTACATCGCCCGGATTTACGAGGAGATGGGGATGTTCAAGGAGTCCCTGGTGGTGTGGGGGGATATGATCAAGGGGGGGACGGACGATACCGCGGCCGCCGAGATATATGTCCACATGGGAGGCATTTACGAGAAGCTGGGACAGCTGGACGATACGCGGGCGATGTTGGATAAGGCGATGCTTTTGAAGAAAGACGACCCCGAACTTCACTACCTGATGGGGGTGATTTTCGTGAAAAAGGAGAATTACGCCGCGGCGGTGAAAAGCATGAACCGGGCGATAGAGCTGGCCCCCACCCGGGCCGAGTACGTTTTCCACCTGGGGGCCACATACGAAAAGATGAAGGAATACGACAAGTGCGTGGCGGCGATGCGCAAGGTGCTGGAGATCAACCCCAACCACGGCGACGCGCTGAACTACATCGCGTACCTCTACTCGGTGCAGAATCGCAATCTGGACGAGGCGCTGCAGCTTATTCATCGCGCGCTGGAGATGGATGCGGACAACGGGTATTACCTCGACACCCTTTCGTGGATATACCACCGGCAGGGGAAAAAGGAGTTGGCGCTTGCCACTATTAAAAAAGCGATTGCCAACACGAAGGATAAGGACGCCACGGTTTACGAGCATCTGGGGGACATCCACTACGCCCTCGGGAATTTCGACGATGCGGCGGCCGCCTTCGCCGTTTCGGTGGAAGTGAAAAGCAACCCCAACGTATTGAAAAAACTGGATGATGCGCGCGTCAAGGCAAAGGGGACGAAGTAG